TTTCTTACCAAGCCTCTGAAGACACAAAAGGCCAAAGCTGGAAAGAGGTAGACGATAAACAGCAAATCCAGAGGTCTGTGGAGCAAGTTTGTCCCCTGTGATTCCTGAATGCTCTGAAAAATGACATTCGACTAGTTTTCAACTGTGTGTGCTCCTGGCATGAGCATCTACAGCTTAATGCGCTTTGCTGTCATCATCATTGACAGAAAATGACAAGATAAAGTCAGCATGTGAAAGAAATTTGTGATATATTCtcattttgaccacttttttcagACAGAGATTCACATTATGTGCACAAATCTGCTTAAAATTTATGTTCAAATTGTTACAGCTGAGTTTGAGAATCATAGTTTTTCCATATGTAATTAATTTTGAGGCAATGAAATACCTGTAAGTTATAATTAGCACTGTTACCCTGAATGTTTATCCCTGGATCTTAATTACCCCGTGttttccatctctccctccaGATCAGATTCGACTTCTCTATAGTTCTGCCAAGAATTCAATAAACTTGTAGGTTTTGTTTCCATTGTGCAAAAAGAAATCACTGATGAACTGAGTAATAACCACACTTCGTAAAAATCCAAACTAACCCTTTAaatctgttgtttatccacatTCTGCGAGGGTTTGGTGTCACTTTGATTTTTGCCTTTGAAACCAAGAGGAATAAAACTATCTAACACTTAAAACCCTACAATATTATTTCAACTACAGAATTTACTCCTTATGTCTTCACAGACAGGTGGAGACAGAAGTCATTGGTATAAACTATTTTACACTCAAAGTAACAAAAAGGATAAACTGCAGTGGAGCttaaattgctttatttcaaatgtttagcAGCACTGTAACATTCATTTTCTACATtggtaatatgtttttttcacttGGAACTACAGTGAAATGCTGATGTTGATGATTGGTGTGGTGAATCAGTCTGCTTTCTGCGTCTTATATCCTATGCAGAGAGCATTCAGATGTAATGAAGAGTACATGATGAGATTTGACTTTAGCAGATGGTTCAAGTCATCTATTCAAGTGAGTCAAAAGCAACACCCCATGTAGAATAATTGTGGATGTGCAGAGGAATCCGGTAACTTACCGTTAACTGAGCATCGTGCGTAGAGGGTTGACTTAAGATCCGGGAGCAAGCCCAAACAGACACTGTGATATAAAGCATGTGGAGGACGAAGAGAGGAGTGACTTGGCTCCCATATTTTCCTGGACAAAATACATAACAAGATAATATATCACTGTGAGAAACACAGATTCACTTGAGAATTGAGAGTTGCTCATCTAAAGATACCCCCATTATTTTTGGTGTTCTTACCCACAGCATTCCCAAGAATGTAGACCATGGTCCTCATGAGAAAAGAACCCACCCAGTACAGTCCAATCGCTCGGTAACTGTCCCTGCGCAAACCATATAACACTGCTATTATTACTGCTGGAACCACATGTACCGACACACACTTGGATGGACAGGTCATACCCCCAAGTAATGGCAGCAATCATTAGCAGATACATAAGATAATGCACACAGCCATCCCAATAGGAAATCATATGTCCATGTGCTGTATTAATGTGTGGTTCTGCCTGCAACACAGAGATTGATCTGTAAAATCTATATggggaaacatttctgtgagCCACACACTGTACACACAGCAGTTTTTACCTCTTTGAGGTAAAATGTCACAAAGCCATCAATGATGTTGTCTTGCTCCAGCCCAATGATCAGATTCACCACGCTCAGGAATGCCAATACTGCATACACTGCATTGAAATCTTTAGTTAGTTAGTTGattagtaaacaaaaataacaataataacaattttGTGGTCATGAATAACAAAGTAGTGGATATATTAAGCAGTAAACGTTTTAAGAGTTAAGACAAGGAAATCATACCATAGAAAAGAGGATCAACAGGAGCCTTCTTCTTGAGCATGAAACGAACTGAAATGGTTAGAATGAGGACTGCTGTGCACCCAGCGAAGAAAGCTTCTGCACTGAATATTAAGCAAAGATTCTGATctttagaataaaacaattttaataacaCTACACAGACATTTATAGTTCTGTAATCCCGAAACCGAGTTAGTTGAAAATTTACTCACCTGTTGGAGTAAATGAAGGAATTGAATAAATAGCAGAAAGGGATGGACATCAGTGAGAGCATGAACACCCCCGTCCCCGCAGAAGCGCTCATTGCTGAACGTCTGGGGTTTTGCTTGAAGAGAAAATACAATCAACAGAAATCAGCTCCAGAAAAGTCCCCGATTAGTCTGCGTCATGTTTGGAAAAGAGGGATCTGTTGCAGTCATCAAACTTTCAGTCCTGCCCTCACTTGCGGGCTAGGTCTCGTCCCTCTCGTCCTTCTGGATCACGAATgcgttttttaaatttttctttttttacctcttACCAACGTTCAGGGGCGCTCTCGTACACAACTGCTCATGCTCACTGAGGCGGACAATCTGCCATGTTTCATGCTAATCAGACaggaaacaattatttttttcattattgtgagataacatactttttaaaaataagaaacaccGAGAACTAGTCGTTTACTATAAAAACCGACAAACCATCATCTCAAggttctaataaaaaaaagctcaataaacatttacataCTATAATGATTCAAATGCAGTTATAATGAACAAAAgcataaagcaaaaaatgtatgtaattcCAATATTACATATATTGAAATTAAtgtaatatatatgtatatatgtattattttaatacatatatacatatatgtaacatatatattacatataaaataaaatcttagaAGATTTTACCTTATCTTCTAAGATAAAATCATTATCTTAGAAGaatctttaattatttaaatatttatgaatttcaTATATCCACATATTTAATAGTATATATGCAATATCTGATTTAGCAAAACCGGAAAGTGCAcgaaatataaattaaaattgaggagcagaaatttatttatttatttatttatttatttatttatttatttatttatttatttatttatttatttatttatttatttatttatttatttatttatttatttatttatttatttattgttgaacGAGTGCAGAAAAGTTGTGGAACTACACGGAGGAGCCCACCAGGGGGCAGTAATGCAACTTAAACGAGGCCAGACGCCGTCCAATGCTAAACgaggaaatgtgttttgtaGGAAGTGCGTCTCTTTAGCAACCGAAGAACCTGAGCAATGGCCTCCTGCGCGATGGACAACacgtaaataaattaatcaccTCTGCGGTCGCTACACGGTATCATTAGCACTTTGCTCTTTGCAGGATCAGAGGCAGAAAAACTGCTGTGGTTCGTAATGGCCAGCGGCGAAGGATTGGCGTCGAACCAAAGCGGTCCGGAGGCTCCGTCCAACTCGGTACAATGCCGAGCGGCAGCGGCTCTGTGCAACATGCCAGCCTCAGCTCCCGCACCGTCCGCCTCCCCGGCGGGCCTCGGCCTTCAGCGGGAGCCCGTCTACAACTGGCAGGCGACGAAGAACTCCCTGAAGGAGCGGTTCGCTTTCCTCTTCAACAACGAGCTGCTCAGCGACGTCAGGTTCATTGTCGGTAAAGGCAGACAGGCCCAGAGGATACCTGCTCATAAGTTCGTCCTGGCCGCTGGCAGCGCCGTGTTTGATGCCATGTTTAACGGGGGGATGGCCACCACTTCGGCTGAAATAGAGCTCCCTGACGTGGAGCCTGCAGCTTTCCTGGCCCTGCTCAGGTAAGGTGGGACAGGTGGTCCCAGACCCCCCACACAGCTTTCAGATTGCTACACACAAGGAatgcacagagaaaaacagaaaaagtcattttaataacaaaGGAACACAAGTTGTTTCCACACCAGCCCCTTCGAGACCTTGCGAGGATAAgcgtgttagaaaatggatcaTGTTCACGGAATGGAGAACCAGTAAAACGGTTTATaactaattattttcattcagtaactctgcactactttgttttgatctatTGTAggaaatcctaataaaatatattgaagtttttgttacgtgacaaaatgtaaaggGAAAACTATGTAAGGGTAGACGATATAGATTTAAAGTTTCATCACAATATTGCGTGATAATATTGTAAATAGGCCTGTCATGATGACAAAtgttgctggacgataaattgtcccagaagatATTGCCAAAAACGATGATATTGTGGTTTTGAGAcctttttcaagtaatataaagGTAACGACATAATAATGGAAAAACACATtctgaaagatcaataaactttgaattctaatgaacatttaacactggaactggaagacattttaaatatccaaaataaataaataaaacaacagaaacaaaaaataaaataaattataaagtctTCTAAATTTATAAATTATAGACATaattcttcttaaaaaaaatgactggcTGAGATCAAAACACCAGAATGAAGACCAGTTCTtgtagaaaaagagagaaaagaggaaaacgatgaatcatgcaaatggaaattgagcttgttttaatttatcatgcgattaattgatttattgtttattgtgacaggcctaattgtAATAACGATAAACTTAACcataaaaactatttactgCTTCTTTTTCACACAACTTCCTGGCTGTGACTGCATGACACAGCAGTCacagccccacaaacacaaacactgctctTGAAAACCATCTACAATGCGCGTCTTTAGGttaccagtcacataaagacgtAACAGCACACATTAACTGCGTTTAATTACatcttaaaatgtattgatgCTCTTATTAAAGCAAACAGTGGAGAAGAttctaaaaataacaatccAGACAACATGTACTGTATTTTTAGACATTAACTACaatcaaaatctaaattcttatcATGACAAGAAATTTATTACAGTGAAagataaatgcccacccctaAACCAAATACACGTGAAAATATAGATTTTCACTATAGGGTAGCTTAGGGTAGCTTGGTGAAAAAATGCTTATTCTTGCTATTCTTATTTTTGCTGTACAGGTTTCTGTATTCCGACGAGGTCCATATTGGTCCAGAGACTGTGATGACGACTCTGTACACAGCGAAGAAATATGCAGTCCCAGCTCTGGAGGGCCAGTGTGTGGAGTTCCTCACCAAGCACCTCAGAGCCGACAACGCCTTCATGCTTCTCACTCAGGTTACCGTCAGTCAATGCAGCTGTGTATTCAAAATACGATAGTAGAGGAACTAAAAACACTGATCAATGTAAATACTCCTCTTGGATGCAAAGTGTCTTTACTCAAACATGAGATAATGTTCTTTCTAAAGTCATTATTAACTGGTGAGGCACTcacagtctgttttttttgggggtttttttatgacataagTCACTTGGTCTAATCtccatttatgttttcttgGTATGTTAAGTGGCTCCTAGTTTTTCCAAGTAGGCGTTTAATTACATCAGCTgctctttttgtgtttattccttCAGGTTTCAACGTTTTGTTCTAGAGTTGCTTGATATTTCTTTAACATCTTGAAGGACTGCAACGTAAAACATAGATTCTTTCACAAAACCTAAGCATCACACAGTCCCAGTAGTGGTTTCCGAGTGTAATTTTTGGAAATGAACCAATGGCAGTTGAAGGATTTTTCCTTATTATCTCTTAATTGGCTCTGATTATCAGGTTATGCagttaaaataatacaacttttttttccccttgtttattaaatgcatgaaaaataagGTGCTTTGTTTTTCAGCCTCAAGTTAAAATTAGATAACACTAGGGACATGTGCTTCTGCTgttagataaaaaatatatcaactCCAGTAAGGAACTTGTGGCACATGTTTATGCAAGTGTTTGCTGTATCCTTAAAGCCTAAATTAGTAGGTCAGACCAAAAGAAAGTGCATGTTCTTTGcaatttcattatattttaagCTTAATTATACGTTTCCCACAAAACTACAGTATTGTTACAAATCACAGTATCACAATATATGGAGCAATTTAATCTATAGGCGAACCCATCAATTAACAAATTTTCTCTTGATTTGTGGGTAAGACAGTAAAAATTAGTTTCGTTTTTCttatgaaatgcattaaagctgaaaaaaaaaattattttcagtcaatatagtaagtatttttgtgtagtttctagtgcaaatatatgtGTAgtgttgaaataagacaaaattaagtTACAAATAAGATTTCCACAAGAAGTGGgaccttgttttaagtcaataattccttagtattaattgaaaaaaagtacaaattctactggcattttttttttcacttaaagcaTAGGAAAAATACCCTATGAAACTTAagatacttaaaaataaaatttagacaAGGGttagagacagaaacagaggtAAGTTTGTAATATAATATCTCAAAAAACCTGCAGTACATTTTTTCTCATGTCTCACACGCTGTAGAATGGGGGGTAAATGGCAGCTTAGACTGGAAACTGGCCATGAAGTacctgattggtgcatctctaatgaAATTACAACGTTTAATTTGATTCATCATGTTTCATCACTGGCTTGGTTTTGTATTCGTTTTACACACTGgtaaaattcaaatgtatgtGAGTTATTTAAGTGCTGCAGCCagcatttaacaaaatgaatgGTTGTAATCTGAATATTCTGCTCTATTTCACAGGCGAGGTTATTTGATGAGCCTCAGCTTGCCACTCTTTGCTTGGACACTATCGACAAAAGCACTGCAGATGCAATAAACGCAGAGGGCTTCACTGATATTGATCTTGGTATGCGAATCTTCTTCACTCCATGTGTGCTGCTCCGCCACTTGGCTGTAGGATCTAAAAGTGTAGCtactctgtgtgtttgtgtgtgtagatACTCTATGTGCAGTGTTGGAGAGAGACACACTCAGCATCAGGGAGAACCGTCTGTTCGAAGCGGTGGTCCGCTGGGCAGAGGCGGAGTGTTACAGACAGCAGCTTCCCCCGACCTCGGAGAACAAGCAGAAGGTTCTGGGAAAAGCGCTCCCGCTCATCCGCTTCCCGCTCATGACCGTCGAAGAGTTCGCCGCCGGTATGTGTCCTGGCAGAAGGACCGTTTGGTTATCAGTGTGTCCTGAGCAGATCAGCTGTCACTCAGCACGTTCTTCATGTTTCCTGATGTGTCCATACAGCTCCAACCACAGAAActagtttgatattttttcttgtgCGACAGGGCCTGCCCAATCTGGAATATTGTTCGATCGGGAGGTGGTAAATCTGTTTTTACACTTTACAGTAAACCCCAAACCACGGGTCGACTACATTGACAGGCCTCGCTGCTGCCTCAGGGGGGAGGAGTATAGCATTAATAGATTCCAGCAGGTTGAGAGCCGGTGGGGGTACAGCGGCACCAGCGACAGAATCAGGTCAGCTTACGTTCGTTAGTCGACGGCGGCACGAAACCCGtggtttgttttaataactGTTCTCCTGTTTATGTTTCTCTGTAGATTTAATGTTAACAGAAGAATATCCATCGTGGGTTTTGGCTTATATGGCTCAATACATGGACCCACCGACTATCACGTCAACATTCAGGTAAGGTCTTCAACCTCTGGTCCAGCAGGAATAGCATGAGTAAAAACGCTAAACcagctaatatttttaaatatagatttaatATAGCTTttaggagggttttttttttcatggaataaTTGCATTGTATTTCCTCTGCAGAATATCCCTAAAAGTACCAGAAACAcgtttttaaatatacatatatattttttatttttttatttattttttttgtcattaggtTGGAAACTGTGTGTCTTTAACAGATTTTCCCAGAAAAACATCCCATGGTAGAAAATATATTCATCCTCTTGTCACAAACTTtatgctttctttgttttacaacccaaaacatgtaaataagaTATTGGTAATTTAAGACAATGCGGCAGAAATTATAAGATGTCTTTATTCAGAAGGTTATATGGTATTTGTGGctctaaacaagttttattGAGATGGACTGAGAGCAAGAATGGCTCTTTGGATTGTAAAGTTTGCAAACCTCTGACATAGATTTAGTTTCCTTATGACTTCAGCTTTAATCCTCTTTGAAGAGGGCAGCCAGAAGAACTGGCCATATTTCCACTCCTACAtgtgacaacttttttttttaattgcttaatACAAATCTGGTGGTTTGAAAATAGGGATTTCACTAGCAATCTTTAtaatgttttcacagtttttaacttttaagaAAAGGCAACAGGAACAAATAATACAGCAAAGGTGAGAACTGATTAAACTTCCTCGTAAAAGACAATCATTAACCTGCTGCACAATCCAAACAGATTGACCTTTTAAAAGAAGTCCAGTCTATGCTGGGACCTTTTACCACATCAGTTTTGTCCCCAAATGACAGATTGCAAagcaaattttattattaaacaaaatggtaaatacatttttcaaatgctgatttcatttattcatgaaaaaCAGTACTTCCGTGGCCATATGTAGGGAAGTAACCATCAATAacctctttcttctttcttaatGTAGACAAAACATACAACGCTTCTGATAACAAATCAACAATTTCCTGCTTTCAGATCTTAGAGAGTGACAAACGTATCACACTGGGCCAGAATGATACCGGTTTCAGCTGCGACGGCTCAGGAAACACCTTCCGAGTGATGTTTAAAGAGCCTGTGGAGATCTTGCCCAACATCAGCTACACTGCGTGTGCCACCCTAAAGGTTAGCCTGAGCATTTCGTCAGAAGAAATCATCGCGAAAACTTGAACTAATCGATTCGTGTTTTACCTCACAGGGTCCAGACTCTCATTACGGCACTAAAGGGTTGAAGAAAGTGACCCAAGAATCTACAACTGGGACCAAAACTACATTTCTGTTCTTTAGCTCACCTGGAAACAACAATGGCACATCGGTAGAGGACGGCCAGATACCGGAGATCATCTACTACATATGAACTTTACATGCTGCCATGCAGGTACAAAGAACCAGGGAGACCTCAGGCCACTGGAAGGACTGGACTTCTGTGAATGGATCCAGTGCCTCAGGATCGCCTGGagtattgtgtgtgtgtgtgtgtgtgtgtgtgtgtgtaagtgagAATGCCATGTGTGAGAATCTCTGTACATATATACACATGCAACTCtgtttgcaaa
This genomic interval from Gambusia affinis linkage group LG02, SWU_Gaff_1.0, whole genome shotgun sequence contains the following:
- the LOC122821057 gene encoding transmembrane 6 superfamily member 1-like isoform X1, with the protein product MSASAGTGVFMLSLMSIPFCYLFNSFIYSNSAEAFFAGCTAVLILTISVRFMLKKKAPVDPLFYVYAVLAFLSVVNLIIGLEQDNIIDGFVTFYLKEAEPHINTAHGHMISYWDGCVHYLMYLLMIAAITWGDSYRAIGLYWVGSFLMRTMVYILGNAVGKYGSQVTPLFVLHMLYITVSVWACSRILSQPSTHDAQLTSIQESQGTNLLHRPLDLLFIVYLFPALAFCVFRGLVVLDCPSKWCEDYTQQFEPYLKDPSAYPKVQMLVSMLYSGPYYIITLYGLLVPGCEWVPDLTLVHSGALAQAQFSHIGASLHTRTPFSYRVPADSQPVFLLVNVLYALVPHALCYRCCTQPAFFIKPRGEKKTQ
- the LOC122821057 gene encoding transmembrane 6 superfamily member 1-like isoform X2, yielding MLKKKAPVDPLFYVYAVLAFLSVVNLIIGLEQDNIIDGFVTFYLKEAEPHINTAHGHMISYWDGCVHYLMYLLMIAAITWGDSYRAIGLYWVGSFLMRTMVYILGNAVGKYGSQVTPLFVLHMLYITVSVWACSRILSQPSTHDAQLTSIQESQGTNLLHRPLDLLFIVYLFPALAFCVFRGLVVLDCPSKWCEDYTQQFEPYLKDPSAYPKVQMLVSMLYSGPYYIITLYGLLVPGCEWVPDLTLVHSGALAQAQFSHIGASLHTRTPFSYRVPADSQPVFLLVNVLYALVPHALCYRCCTQPAFFIKPRGEKKTQ
- the LOC122844179 gene encoding BTB/POZ domain-containing protein 1-like isoform X1, with product MASGEGLASNQSGPEAPSNSVQCRAAAALCNMPASAPAPSASPAGLGLQREPVYNWQATKNSLKERFAFLFNNELLSDVRFIVGKGRQAQRIPAHKFVLAAGSAVFDAMFNGGMATTSAEIELPDVEPAAFLALLRFLYSDEVHIGPETVMTTLYTAKKYAVPALEGQCVEFLTKHLRADNAFMLLTQARLFDEPQLATLCLDTIDKSTADAINAEGFTDIDLDTLCAVLERDTLSIRENRLFEAVVRWAEAECYRQQLPPTSENKQKVLGKALPLIRFPLMTVEEFAAGPAQSGILFDREVVNLFLHFTVNPKPRVDYIDRPRCCLRGEEYSINRFQQVESRWGYSGTSDRIRFNVNRRISIVGFGLYGSIHGPTDYHVNIQILESDKRITLGQNDTGFSCDGSGNTFRVMFKEPVEILPNISYTACATLKGPDSHYGTKGLKKVTQESTTGTKTTFLFFSSPGNNNGTSVEDGQIPEIIYYI
- the LOC122844179 gene encoding BTB/POZ domain-containing protein 1-like isoform X2 — protein: MASGEGLASNQSGPEAPSNSVQCRAAAALCNMPASAPAPSASPAGLGLQREPVYNWQATKNSLKERFAFLFNNELLSDVRFIVGKGRQAQRIPAHKFVLAAGSAVFDAMFNGGMATTSAEIELPDVEPAAFLALLRFLYSDEVHIGPETVMTTLYTAKKYAVPALEGQCVEFLTKHLRADNAFMLLTQARLFDEPQLATLCLDTIDKSTADAINAEGFTDIDLDTLCAVLERDTLSIRENRLFEAVVRWAEAECYRQQLPPTSENKQKVLGKALPLIRFPLMTVEEFAAVNPKPRVDYIDRPRCCLRGEEYSINRFQQVESRWGYSGTSDRIRFNVNRRISIVGFGLYGSIHGPTDYHVNIQILESDKRITLGQNDTGFSCDGSGNTFRVMFKEPVEILPNISYTACATLKGPDSHYGTKGLKKVTQESTTGTKTTFLFFSSPGNNNGTSVEDGQIPEIIYYI